One Bacteroidales bacterium genomic window, CTGAAAATCATTATAAAACTTTTGAGTGTTGTTTACCTTGGGTGCTTCATGATCATCATTAGCAATGCAAGAAAGGGAGTGAACCAGGCAACAAAGCCCCAAATATTCCATTGACGAACTAATTTCTTTAAGGGCAACCATTCACTTTCGGTAGCTATCCCCCCTTTTTCAGTCAGAGACCTTATTTTTCTTTGAATGGGTGCCAGCATGGCAGAAAATGCAAAACCGGAGATCAATACCAGTACCAGTGACCACAATATCCATCCTGTTCCAAAAATAGAATATCCGCCATGCATGGCAGCCCCGATGCCAGCAATAATCAGGATAGAAACAGAAGGAATTGTAAAAATCCTGTCTGC contains:
- a CDS encoding DUF2269 family protein, giving the protein MGYSILKILHLFSVIVFMGNITIGIFWLRFALKTRDFSIIHHTIKGIIKADRIFTIPSVSILIIAGIGAAMHGGYSIFGTGWILWSLVLVLISGFAFSAMLAPIQRKIRSLTEKGGIATESEWLPLKKLVRQWNIWGFVAWFTPFLALLMMIMKHPR